One segment of Nocardioides sp. QY071 DNA contains the following:
- a CDS encoding Rossmann-like and DUF2520 domain-containing protein has protein sequence MSPKLSVGVIGAGRVGAVLAAGLRAAGHPVVAAAGESDASRRRAADLLPGVPMRKPSDVAREADLLLLTVPDDMLPNVVTVLADSGALHAGQVVAHTSGRHGLAVLAPAAAVGARVIALHPAMTFTGTAVDLERLHGCVFGLTAGPAERELAEALVADLGGRPTWVPEEMRTLYHAGLAHGANHLVTLVSEAMGLLSAAGVDDPAGTLRPLLDAALDNALAHGDAALTGPIVRGDVQTVAAHLRDISANAPDTVPSYVAMAWATLDRAVTDGRLLPIRAQAIATVLSAYGDRRVLHAPRVDSL, from the coding sequence AAGCTCTCCGTGGGTGTGATCGGCGCGGGTCGCGTCGGCGCCGTCCTTGCCGCGGGTCTTCGCGCGGCCGGCCACCCCGTCGTCGCCGCCGCCGGTGAGTCCGATGCCTCGCGTCGTCGTGCCGCCGACCTGCTGCCCGGCGTCCCGATGCGCAAGCCGAGCGACGTCGCCCGCGAGGCCGACCTGCTGCTGCTCACCGTGCCCGACGACATGCTGCCCAACGTGGTGACGGTGCTCGCCGACAGCGGCGCCCTGCACGCCGGCCAGGTCGTCGCCCACACGTCGGGTCGCCACGGCCTCGCCGTGCTCGCGCCGGCCGCCGCGGTCGGGGCCCGCGTCATCGCGCTGCACCCGGCGATGACCTTCACCGGCACCGCCGTCGACCTCGAGCGTCTTCACGGCTGCGTCTTCGGCCTCACCGCCGGCCCGGCCGAGCGCGAGCTCGCCGAGGCCCTCGTCGCCGACCTCGGCGGGCGCCCGACCTGGGTCCCCGAGGAGATGCGCACGCTCTACCACGCGGGCCTGGCCCACGGGGCCAACCACCTGGTCACCCTGGTGAGCGAGGCGATGGGCCTGCTCAGCGCCGCCGGCGTCGACGACCCGGCCGGCACCCTGCGCCCCCTGCTCGACGCCGCCCTCGACAACGCGCTCGCCCACGGCGACGCCGCCCTCACCGGCCCGATCGTCCGCGGCGACGTCCAGACGGTCGCGGCCCACCTGAGGGACATCTCGGCCAACGCGCCCGACACCGTGCCGTCGTACGTCGCGATGGCGTGGGCCACTCTCGACCGTGCCGTCACCGACGGCCGGCTGCTGCCGATCCGCGCCCAGGCGATCGCCACGGTCCTCAGCGCGTACGGCGACCGGCGGGTGCTGCACGCACCGCGGGTGGACAGCCTGTGA
- the panC gene encoding pantoate--beta-alanine ligase: MTTATVPAVARSRSELRDLRGTGPVVFVPTMGALHEGHASLLRIARERAGDDGTVVLSIFVNPLQFGPTEDLDRYPRTFDADLALAATEGVDVVFAPTVAQMYPDGVPHEGVATEAVTVQPGPLGDLFEGASRPGHFRGVLTVVAKLFGLVRPDVAIFGEKDYQQLALIRRMTTDLCLGIEIVGAETDREPDGLARSSRNRYLDDEERQQAATLSRALRAAQQRASYGVPAARWAAMGVIKAEPGVELDYLALTTTGLGELPDYPEPGTEGRILVAARVGTTRLIDNLPLQF, translated from the coding sequence GTGACCACCGCGACCGTCCCGGCTGTTGCCCGCAGCCGGTCCGAGCTGCGCGACCTGCGGGGCACCGGCCCGGTGGTGTTCGTGCCGACCATGGGCGCGCTCCATGAGGGCCACGCGTCGCTGCTGCGGATCGCGCGCGAGCGTGCCGGGGACGACGGCACCGTCGTGCTGTCGATCTTCGTCAACCCCCTGCAGTTCGGGCCGACCGAGGACCTCGACCGCTACCCGCGCACCTTCGACGCAGACCTCGCCCTCGCCGCGACCGAGGGGGTCGACGTCGTGTTCGCGCCGACGGTCGCGCAGATGTACCCCGACGGCGTCCCGCACGAGGGCGTCGCCACCGAGGCCGTCACCGTCCAGCCCGGCCCGCTCGGCGACCTGTTCGAGGGCGCCAGCCGCCCCGGCCACTTCCGCGGCGTGCTCACCGTCGTCGCCAAGCTGTTCGGCCTGGTGCGTCCCGACGTCGCGATCTTCGGCGAGAAGGACTACCAGCAGCTCGCGCTGATCCGCCGGATGACCACCGACCTGTGCCTCGGCATCGAGATCGTCGGCGCCGAGACCGACCGCGAGCCCGACGGCCTGGCCCGCTCGAGCCGCAACCGCTACCTCGACGACGAGGAGCGCCAGCAGGCCGCGACGCTGAGCCGGGCCCTGCGCGCGGCGCAGCAGCGGGCGTCGTACGGCGTCCCGGCCGCGCGCTGGGCCGCGATGGGCGTCATCAAGGCCGAGCCCGGCGTCGAGCTCGACTACCTCGCGCTGACCACCACGGGCCTCGGCGAGCTGCCCGACTACCCCGAGCCCGGCACCGAGGGCCGGATCCTCGTCGCCGCCCGGGTCGGCACCACCCGGCTCATCGACAACCTGCCGCTGCAGTTCTGA
- the panD gene encoding aspartate 1-decarboxylase has translation MLRTMMKSKIHRATVTQADLHYVGSVTVDEDLLEAADLLAGELVHIVDITNGARLETYTIAGERGSGVIGINGAAARLVHPGDLVILIGYGQMTTEEAKEHQPHVVFVDADNKIMATGFDPAETFGDPGLSRGDVTAGR, from the coding sequence ATGCTGCGCACCATGATGAAGAGCAAGATCCACCGTGCGACCGTCACGCAGGCCGACCTCCACTACGTCGGCTCGGTCACCGTCGACGAGGACCTGCTCGAGGCGGCCGACCTGCTGGCCGGCGAGCTGGTCCACATCGTCGACATCACCAACGGCGCCCGCCTCGAGACCTACACCATCGCCGGCGAGCGCGGCAGCGGCGTGATCGGCATCAACGGTGCCGCCGCCCGCCTGGTCCACCCCGGCGACCTGGTCATCCTGATCGGCTACGGCCAGATGACGACCGAGGAGGCCAAGGAGCACCAGCCGCACGTCGTCTTCGTCGACGCCGACAACAAGATCATGGCGACGGGCTTCGACCCCGCCGAGACCTTCGGCGACCCGGGGTTGTCCCGGGGCGACGTGACCGCCGGTCGCTGA
- a CDS encoding L-aspartate oxidase, with product MSDLRGTPLQTLRLPGCLTAPSPGWTTRADVVIVGSGIAGLTAALRLRGRVDKILVVTKDVLNAGSTQWAQGGIAAALGPGDTPEQHELDTLVAGAGACDREAVRVLVNEGPEAVRELIALGTNFDHTADGELSLTREGGHHRDRIAHAGGDATGAEIQRALIAAIEAAPDIEVIQHALAVDLLLGEDETGTTGVAGLTLHVIGEGERDGVGAVHCRAVVLASGGLGQVFTQTTNPVVSTGDGMALALRAGATLRDLEFVQFHPTVMYLGPDSRGQQPLISEAVRGEGAFLVDDEGNRIMQGVHELADLAPRDVVAKAIMKRMLETGRPHMWLDARHLGAEFWEHRFPTILATARSYGIDPVTQLIPVAPACHYASGGVRTDLHGRTDVAGLYATGEVACSGVHGANRLASNSLLEGLVFSRRIAEVLPGDLAPWREPAADRRTAGLVAGDVRGELQETMSSRVGVLRTAPGLSEAATVLDKLAGRTAETVDQASWEATNLVTISAALAEAAALREETRGSHWREDFPERDDARWAGHFDVTMDDGATTVTFVPAPATDGDLPA from the coding sequence GTGAGTGATCTTCGAGGCACGCCACTACAGACGTTGCGCCTGCCCGGGTGCCTGACCGCCCCGAGCCCCGGCTGGACGACGCGCGCCGACGTCGTCATCGTCGGCTCCGGCATCGCCGGCCTCACCGCCGCCCTGCGGCTGCGCGGCCGGGTGGACAAGATCCTGGTCGTCACCAAGGACGTCCTGAACGCCGGGTCGACCCAGTGGGCGCAGGGCGGCATCGCCGCCGCCCTCGGTCCCGGTGACACCCCCGAGCAGCACGAGCTCGACACCCTCGTCGCCGGTGCCGGTGCCTGCGACCGGGAAGCCGTGCGGGTGCTCGTCAACGAGGGCCCCGAGGCGGTCCGCGAGCTGATCGCGCTCGGCACCAACTTCGACCACACCGCCGACGGCGAGCTGTCGCTGACCCGCGAGGGCGGCCACCACCGCGACCGGATCGCGCACGCCGGCGGCGACGCCACGGGCGCCGAGATCCAGCGGGCCTTGATCGCCGCGATCGAGGCGGCCCCCGACATCGAGGTCATCCAGCACGCGCTGGCGGTCGATCTGCTGCTCGGCGAGGACGAGACAGGTACGACGGGCGTGGCGGGTCTGACCCTCCACGTCATCGGCGAGGGCGAGCGCGACGGCGTCGGCGCCGTCCACTGCCGCGCGGTCGTGCTCGCCAGTGGCGGCCTCGGCCAGGTGTTCACCCAGACCACCAACCCGGTCGTGTCGACCGGCGACGGGATGGCGCTCGCGCTGCGGGCCGGCGCGACCCTGCGCGACCTGGAGTTCGTGCAGTTCCACCCGACGGTGATGTACCTCGGCCCCGACTCCCGCGGCCAGCAGCCGCTGATCTCCGAGGCCGTCCGCGGCGAGGGCGCCTTCCTCGTCGACGACGAGGGCAACCGGATCATGCAGGGCGTCCACGAGCTCGCCGACCTGGCGCCCCGCGACGTCGTCGCCAAGGCGATCATGAAGCGGATGCTCGAGACCGGCCGGCCCCACATGTGGCTCGACGCCCGCCACCTCGGCGCGGAGTTCTGGGAGCACCGCTTCCCGACCATCCTCGCCACCGCGCGCTCCTACGGGATCGACCCGGTCACCCAGCTGATCCCCGTCGCCCCCGCCTGTCACTACGCCTCCGGCGGCGTCCGCACCGACCTCCACGGCCGCACCGACGTAGCCGGGCTCTACGCCACCGGCGAGGTCGCCTGCTCCGGTGTCCACGGCGCCAACCGGCTCGCGTCCAACTCGCTGCTCGAGGGCCTGGTGTTCTCGCGGCGGATCGCCGAGGTGCTGCCCGGGGACCTGGCCCCCTGGCGCGAGCCGGCCGCGGACCGTCGTACCGCAGGGCTGGTCGCGGGTGACGTCCGTGGCGAGCTCCAGGAGACGATGAGCTCCCGGGTCGGCGTGCTGCGCACCGCGCCCGGCCTGAGCGAGGCGGCCACCGTGCTCGACAAGCTGGCCGGCCGCACGGCCGAGACCGTCGACCAGGCTTCGTGGGAGGCCACCAACCTGGTCACCATCAGCGCCGCGCTCGCCGAGGCCGCCGCGCTGCGTGAGGAGACGCGCGGCTCCCACTGGCGCGAGGACTTCCCCGAGCGCGACGACGCCCGCTGGGCCGGCCACTTCGACGTGACCATGGACGACGGCGCCACCACGGTCACCTTCGTCCCCGCGCCCGCGACCGACGGAGACCTTCCCGCATGA
- the nadC gene encoding carboxylating nicotinate-nucleotide diphosphorylase — translation MIARTPFDELPATLVAEIRAAGLDPKAVYDHVVVAFEEDLPGGVDDVTSDAMPDMGRAVADFAAREPGVVAGLAIAELAFGYALGDTVEVTDRVPDGTRVRPGDVVLTVSGPVRGVLTAERTALNFASHLSGIATATSLWVDALAGTRARVLDTRKTLPGWRALQKYAVRCGGGVNHRFSLVDRAMVKDNHAVAAGGVVAAYDAVVAKHPGLRVEVEVMDLDELRAVLAAGCTEVLLDNMSTADMAEAVRINQAAGGKATLEASGGLTLERAREVAETGVDFISVGALTHSVTVFDLGLDFRTS, via the coding sequence ATGATCGCCCGCACCCCCTTCGACGAGCTGCCGGCCACGCTGGTCGCCGAGATCCGGGCCGCCGGGCTCGACCCGAAGGCGGTCTACGACCATGTCGTGGTCGCCTTCGAGGAGGACCTGCCCGGTGGCGTCGACGACGTCACCAGCGACGCGATGCCCGACATGGGCCGGGCGGTCGCCGACTTCGCCGCCCGCGAGCCGGGCGTCGTCGCCGGTCTCGCGATCGCCGAGCTCGCCTTCGGCTACGCCCTCGGCGACACCGTCGAGGTCACCGACCGGGTCCCCGACGGCACCCGCGTGAGGCCTGGCGACGTCGTGCTCACCGTCTCCGGACCGGTCCGCGGCGTGCTCACCGCCGAGCGCACCGCCCTCAACTTCGCCTCGCACCTGTCCGGGATCGCGACCGCGACCTCGCTGTGGGTCGACGCGCTCGCCGGCACCCGCGCCCGGGTGCTCGACACCCGCAAGACGCTGCCGGGCTGGCGCGCGTTGCAGAAGTACGCCGTGCGGTGCGGTGGCGGGGTCAACCACCGGTTCAGCCTGGTCGACCGGGCGATGGTCAAGGACAACCACGCCGTCGCCGCGGGCGGTGTCGTGGCGGCCTACGACGCCGTCGTCGCCAAGCACCCGGGCCTGCGGGTCGAGGTCGAGGTGATGGACCTCGACGAGCTGCGCGCGGTCCTGGCAGCCGGCTGCACCGAGGTGCTGCTGGACAACATGTCGACCGCCGACATGGCCGAGGCGGTCCGGATCAACCAGGCCGCCGGCGGCAAGGCGACGCTCGAGGCCTCGGGCGGGCTCACCTTGGAGCGGGCCCGCGAGGTCGCCGAGACCGGCGTCGACTTCATCTCCGTGGGCGCGCTGACCCACTCCGTCACCGTCTTCGACCTCGGTCTGGACTTCCGGACGAGCTGA
- a CDS encoding type III pantothenate kinase, translating into MPLLAADIGNAHTVLGLVSDGAVHADWRVSTAENRTADEWGVLLRGLLGTREDEVSGIAVCATVPAVLNAWREMLPSHFPDIPCVIVEPGIRTGVPILVDNPREVGTDRIVNALAAAADFECPAIVVDFGGTATTYDVVDEQGRYVGGAITPGIEISLDALSRGGAQLRMVELVRPRGVIGKNTVEALQSGMVFGVASQVEGMVERLTAALGATAGDVSVISTGYLAPLVTDECRCFTHRAPWLTLRGLEKVFLRNRR; encoded by the coding sequence ATGCCCCTGCTCGCCGCCGACATCGGCAACGCCCACACCGTCCTCGGACTCGTGTCCGACGGCGCGGTGCACGCCGACTGGCGGGTGTCGACGGCCGAGAACCGCACCGCCGACGAATGGGGCGTGCTGCTGCGCGGCCTGCTCGGCACTCGCGAGGACGAGGTCAGCGGAATCGCGGTGTGCGCGACGGTCCCGGCGGTCCTCAATGCATGGCGCGAGATGCTGCCGTCGCATTTTCCGGACATTCCGTGCGTCATCGTCGAGCCCGGTATTCGCACCGGTGTGCCCATTCTCGTCGACAATCCTCGAGAAGTCGGCACCGACCGCATCGTCAATGCGCTCGCCGCCGCCGCCGATTTCGAGTGCCCGGCGATCGTCGTCGATTTCGGGGGCACCGCAACGACCTACGACGTCGTCGACGAGCAGGGCCGCTACGTCGGCGGTGCGATCACTCCCGGTATCGAGATCTCCCTCGACGCGCTCAGCCGCGGCGGTGCCCAGCTGCGGATGGTCGAGCTGGTCCGCCCCCGCGGCGTGATCGGCAAGAACACCGTGGAGGCGCTCCAGTCCGGGATGGTGTTCGGCGTCGCCAGCCAGGTCGAGGGCATGGTCGAGCGGCTGACCGCGGCGCTCGGTGCCACGGCCGGCGACGTGTCGGTCATCTCCACCGGCTATCTGGCCCCCCTCGTCACCGACGAGTGCCGGTGCTTCACCCACCGGGCGCCGTGGCTGACCCTGCGCGGACTGGAAAAGGTATTCCTGCGCAATCGGCGTTGA
- a CDS encoding Lsr2 family protein, producing MAQKVNIVLVDDIDGSDATQTVSFGLDGANYEIDLNDKNASKLRDALAAYVGHGRKVARAGGAKRGGRAAAAGGTSAKEIREWARDNGFTVPERGRIPADVREAYESAH from the coding sequence ATGGCACAGAAGGTCAACATCGTCCTGGTCGATGACATCGACGGAAGTGACGCCACCCAGACGGTCAGCTTCGGGCTCGACGGCGCCAATTACGAGATCGACCTCAACGACAAGAACGCCTCCAAGTTGCGCGACGCCCTGGCGGCCTACGTCGGCCACGGCCGCAAGGTCGCTCGCGCCGGTGGCGCGAAGCGCGGCGGCCGGGCCGCGGCCGCCGGCGGCACCTCCGCCAAGGAGATCCGTGAGTGGGCTCGCGACAACGGGTTCACGGTGCCCGAGCGGGGGCGGATCCCGGCCGACGTGCGCGAGGCCTACGAGTCCGCACACTGA
- a CDS encoding ATP-dependent Clp protease ATP-binding subunit → MFERFTDRARRVVVLAQEEARMLSHNYIGTEHILLGLIHEGEGVAAKALESLDISLEAVRAQVEEIIGQGQQAPSGHIPFTPRAKKVLELSLREALQLGHSYIGTEHILLGLIREGEGVAAQVLQKLGADLNRVRQQVIQLLSGFQGKEGTAAAASTGSASSGDAPSSSLVLDQFGRNLTQDAREGKLDPIIGRAQQIERVMQVLSRRTKNNPVLIGEPGVGKTSIVEGLAQDIVKGNVPETLKDKQIYTLDLGALVAGSRYRGDFEERLKKVLKEIRTRGDIVLFIDEIHTLVGAGAAEGAIDAASILKPMLARGELQTIGATTLDEYRKYLEKDAALERRFQPIQVPEPSIADTIEMLKGIRDRYEAHHRVTITDEALVSAATLADRYISDRFLPDKAIDLIDEAGSRLRIRRMTAPADLREYDEQIAEVRQRKEAAIDGQDFEAAARLRDEEKQLILKKSEREKQWRAGDMDEVAEVDEELIAEVLAVATGIPIVKLSEEESTRLLKMEDELHKRVIGQEEAVKALSRAIRRTRAGLKDPKRPGGSFIFAGPSGVGKTWLSKTLAEFLFGDEDALIQLDMSEFGEKHTVSRLFGSPPGYVGYEEGGQLTEKVRRKPFSVVLFDEVEKAHPDIFNSLLQILEEGRLTDSQGRVVDFKNCVIIMTTNLGTRDIAKGINLGFNQAGDAAGSYERMKGKVSEELKQHFRPEFLNRVDEIIVFPPLSQEQIVAMVDNMIAAVEVRMRDRDMRLELTQKAKNLLAERGFDPVLGARPLRRTIQREIEDVLAEKMLYGEVGPGQIVLVDVDGEGPAATFTFEGQKVGELPDMPPLETVAETIAEPGDLGDLGEGDLPAAGND, encoded by the coding sequence ATGTTCGAGCGGTTCACAGACCGTGCCCGCCGGGTGGTCGTGCTGGCCCAGGAGGAGGCCCGCATGCTCTCCCACAACTACATCGGGACCGAGCACATCCTGCTCGGCCTCATCCACGAGGGTGAGGGTGTCGCCGCCAAGGCTCTCGAGTCGCTGGACATCTCCCTGGAGGCCGTGCGCGCCCAGGTCGAGGAGATCATCGGCCAGGGCCAGCAGGCGCCGTCGGGCCACATCCCGTTCACCCCGCGAGCCAAGAAGGTCCTCGAGCTGTCCCTGCGCGAGGCGCTGCAGCTCGGTCACTCCTACATCGGGACCGAGCACATCCTGCTCGGCCTGATCCGCGAGGGCGAGGGCGTGGCCGCCCAGGTCCTGCAGAAGCTCGGCGCCGACCTCAACCGGGTCCGCCAGCAGGTCATCCAGCTGCTCTCGGGCTTCCAGGGCAAGGAGGGCACCGCCGCCGCGGCCAGCACCGGGTCCGCCAGCAGCGGCGACGCCCCGTCGTCCTCGCTGGTGCTCGACCAGTTCGGCCGCAACCTGACCCAGGACGCCCGTGAGGGCAAGCTCGATCCGATCATCGGCCGTGCTCAACAGATCGAGCGCGTCATGCAGGTGCTCTCGCGGCGTACCAAGAACAACCCGGTGCTCATCGGTGAGCCCGGCGTCGGCAAGACCTCGATCGTCGAGGGACTGGCCCAGGACATCGTCAAGGGCAACGTCCCCGAGACGCTCAAGGACAAGCAGATCTACACCCTCGACCTGGGTGCGCTGGTCGCCGGGTCCCGCTACCGCGGTGACTTCGAGGAGCGCCTCAAGAAGGTGCTCAAGGAGATCCGCACCCGCGGCGACATCGTGCTGTTCATCGACGAGATCCACACCCTCGTCGGTGCCGGTGCGGCCGAGGGCGCCATCGACGCGGCCTCGATCCTGAAGCCGATGCTGGCCCGCGGCGAGCTGCAGACGATCGGTGCGACCACCCTCGACGAGTACCGCAAGTACCTCGAGAAGGACGCCGCCCTCGAGCGCCGCTTCCAGCCGATCCAGGTGCCCGAGCCGTCGATCGCCGACACGATCGAGATGCTCAAGGGCATCCGCGACCGCTACGAGGCGCACCACCGGGTGACCATCACCGACGAGGCGCTGGTCTCCGCGGCCACCCTCGCCGACCGCTACATCTCCGACCGCTTCCTGCCCGACAAGGCGATCGACCTGATCGACGAGGCCGGCTCGCGCCTGCGGATCCGCCGGATGACGGCGCCGGCCGACCTGCGCGAGTACGACGAGCAGATCGCTGAGGTCCGCCAGCGCAAGGAGGCCGCGATCGACGGCCAGGACTTCGAGGCCGCCGCGCGGCTGCGCGACGAGGAGAAGCAGCTCATCCTGAAGAAGTCCGAGCGCGAGAAGCAGTGGCGCGCGGGCGACATGGACGAGGTCGCCGAGGTCGACGAGGAGCTGATCGCCGAGGTGCTCGCCGTGGCGACCGGCATCCCGATCGTGAAGCTCTCCGAGGAGGAGTCCACGCGACTGCTCAAGATGGAGGACGAGCTCCACAAGCGGGTCATCGGCCAGGAGGAGGCCGTCAAGGCGCTGTCCCGGGCGATCCGTCGTACCCGTGCCGGCCTGAAGGACCCGAAGCGTCCCGGTGGCTCGTTCATCTTCGCCGGCCCGTCGGGTGTCGGAAAGACGTGGCTGTCCAAGACGCTCGCCGAGTTCCTGTTCGGCGACGAGGACGCGCTGATCCAGCTCGACATGTCGGAGTTCGGCGAGAAGCACACCGTCTCGCGCCTCTTCGGCTCGCCCCCGGGCTACGTCGGCTACGAGGAGGGCGGCCAGCTCACCGAGAAGGTGCGCCGCAAGCCGTTCTCCGTCGTCCTGTTCGACGAGGTCGAGAAGGCCCACCCCGACATCTTCAACAGCCTGCTGCAGATCCTCGAGGAAGGTCGCCTGACCGACTCGCAGGGCCGGGTCGTGGACTTCAAGAACTGCGTCATCATCATGACCACCAACCTCGGCACGCGCGACATCGCCAAGGGCATCAACCTGGGCTTCAACCAGGCCGGTGACGCGGCGGGCTCCTACGAGCGGATGAAGGGCAAGGTCTCCGAGGAGCTCAAGCAGCACTTCCGCCCCGAGTTCCTCAACCGCGTCGACGAGATCATCGTGTTCCCGCCGCTGTCGCAGGAGCAGATCGTCGCGATGGTCGACAACATGATCGCGGCGGTCGAGGTCCGGATGCGCGACCGCGACATGCGCCTGGAGCTGACCCAGAAGGCGAAGAACCTGCTCGCCGAGCGGGGCTTCGACCCGGTGCTGGGCGCCCGGCCGCTGCGCCGCACGATCCAGCGCGAGATCGAGGACGTGCTCGCCGAGAAGATGCTCTACGGCGAGGTCGGCCCCGGCCAGATCGTGCTCGTGGACGTCGACGGCGAGGGTCCGGCCGCGACCTTCACCTTCGAGGGCCAGAAGGTCGGGGAGCTGCCCGACATGCCGCCGCTCGAGACCGTCGCCGAGACCATCGCCGAGCCCGGCGACCTGGGTGACCTCGGTGAGGGCGACCTCCCGGCTGCCGGGAACGACTGA
- a CDS encoding multidrug efflux SMR transporter, which produces MAIAWALLMAAIGVEVAASAALPRTQSFRDPLWTALVLAGYATSIWLLALVVKHLPVSIAYAVWAGLGTAGMAVVGVLFLDERLDLMKAAALALIVLGVVLLNLAGAH; this is translated from the coding sequence ATGGCGATCGCCTGGGCGCTCCTGATGGCCGCCATCGGGGTCGAGGTCGCGGCGAGCGCCGCACTCCCCCGCACCCAGAGCTTCCGAGACCCGCTGTGGACCGCGCTCGTGCTGGCCGGGTACGCCACGTCGATCTGGCTGCTCGCGCTGGTCGTGAAGCACCTACCCGTCTCGATCGCGTACGCCGTGTGGGCAGGTCTCGGCACCGCCGGCATGGCCGTGGTCGGCGTGCTCTTCCTCGACGAGCGGCTCGACCTGATGAAGGCGGCCGCGCTCGCGCTGATCGTGCTCGGCGTGGTGCTGCTCAACCTCGCCGGCGCGCACTGA
- a CDS encoding TetR/AcrR family transcriptional regulator produces METATAREGDRRRQLAEAATDHVLEHGLIGLSLRPLAAALGTSDRMLLYHFSGKDDLVATVLHTSNERSIGLVRSLPAAPSVREAVVALWAASTQGQLERCQRLYVEAAALGLFGQEPYASVVGDSNQAWLRALADLLVAAGCSPALAPRAANLLDAAMMGLQLDLPLDRGTAALDRSVTDLADAVAAIAASGG; encoded by the coding sequence GTGGAAACGGCGACGGCCCGAGAGGGTGACCGGCGACGACAGCTGGCCGAGGCGGCGACCGACCACGTCCTCGAGCACGGCCTGATCGGGCTCAGCCTGCGCCCCCTGGCGGCCGCGTTGGGGACCAGCGACCGGATGCTGCTCTACCACTTCTCCGGCAAGGACGACCTGGTCGCGACCGTGCTGCACACGTCGAACGAGCGGTCGATAGGGCTGGTCCGCTCCCTGCCCGCTGCGCCGTCGGTGCGTGAGGCGGTGGTGGCGCTGTGGGCCGCCTCGACGCAGGGGCAGCTCGAGCGCTGCCAGCGGCTGTACGTCGAGGCCGCGGCGCTCGGCCTGTTCGGCCAGGAGCCGTACGCCAGCGTGGTCGGGGACTCCAACCAGGCCTGGCTGCGCGCCCTCGCCGACCTGCTGGTGGCGGCGGGCTGCAGCCCCGCCCTCGCGCCGCGGGCCGCCAACCTGCTCGACGCCGCGATGATGGGCCTCCAGCTCGACCTGCCGCTCGACCGCGGCACCGCCGCCCTCGACCGGTCGGTCACCGACCTCGCCGACGCGGTGGCCGCTATCGCGGCATCGGGAGGCTGA
- a CDS encoding A/G-specific adenine glycosylase yields MTTSPLVETVLHWYDENARDLPWRRPEATPWSVLVSEFMLQQTPVVRVLPVHEAWLARWPTPADLAAESSGEAVRAWGRLGYPRRALRLHAAAVAITEQHGGEVPASYDDLLALPGIGDYTAAAVAAFAYGQRQVVLDTNVRRVLARTVSGTEFPPRSVTRAERDLGASLLPEDAPTAATWSVAVMELGALVCTADRPRCDGCPVTELCAWQRAGAPAYDGPPRKVQTYAGTDRQCRGRLLAVLRDAPGAVPKARLELAWESTDQRERALASLVADGLAAVDADGRYRLP; encoded by the coding sequence ATGACGACGAGCCCGCTGGTCGAGACGGTCCTGCACTGGTACGACGAGAACGCCCGCGACCTGCCGTGGCGCCGCCCCGAGGCGACCCCGTGGTCGGTGCTGGTCAGCGAGTTCATGCTCCAGCAGACGCCGGTCGTCCGCGTCCTGCCCGTGCACGAGGCCTGGCTGGCCCGCTGGCCCACGCCGGCTGACCTGGCGGCCGAGTCGTCCGGCGAGGCGGTGCGGGCGTGGGGCCGGCTGGGCTACCCGCGCCGGGCACTGCGGCTGCACGCCGCGGCGGTCGCGATCACCGAGCAGCACGGCGGCGAGGTCCCGGCGTCGTACGACGACCTGTTGGCGCTGCCCGGGATCGGCGACTACACGGCGGCGGCCGTGGCGGCGTTCGCGTACGGGCAGCGCCAGGTCGTCCTCGACACGAACGTGCGACGGGTCCTGGCCCGCACCGTGAGCGGGACCGAGTTCCCGCCGCGCTCGGTGACCCGCGCCGAGCGCGACCTGGGCGCCTCGTTGCTGCCGGAGGACGCACCGACGGCGGCGACCTGGTCGGTGGCGGTGATGGAGCTGGGCGCCCTGGTCTGCACCGCCGACCGGCCGCGCTGCGACGGCTGCCCGGTCACCGAGCTGTGTGCGTGGCAGCGGGCCGGCGCCCCGGCGTACGACGGGCCGCCGCGCAAGGTGCAGACGTACGCCGGCACCGACCGTCAGTGCCGCGGCCGGCTGCTCGCGGTGCTGCGCGATGCGCCCGGAGCCGTACCGAAGGCACGCCTGGAACTCGCCTGGGAGAGCACCGACCAGCGCGAGCGCGCGCTGGCGTCCCTCGTCGCCGATGGCCTGGCCGCGGTCGACGCGGACGGCCGCTACCGGCTGCCCTGA